The following proteins come from a genomic window of Leishmania major strain Friedlin complete genome, chromosome 1:
- a CDS encoding putative poly(A) export protein (previous protein_id=AAC24641.2) — MLMTGVASWDGSCSIWQVARNPAGAVISQPAWTTTHDSPLLTMSFSADGRVFFGGCSKTAVMWDLNSNQKAVVASHDLPISCLDFLTLPQTMSQMLITGSWDGKLRWWDLRQQSYVREENLGEPVFALDAQKTVPMMAAATGRLAHVYDVQQMQKVNELKLPDVMKFNLRCITCAPQYDGVGVGSSEGRVSFISMKDAPGCTFKAHITTEKSHYILSQTNFCVHHPTLPLLLSGGGDGNLTVINRADRKVIKTLQCEQKVGTQAIPISAGDISADGSLVAYAHSYDWAMGKSGYRNQPTSVHIRPLS, encoded by the coding sequence CCGGGGTTGCCTCGTGGGACGGGAGTTGCTCTATTTGGCAGGTCGCACGGAACCCTGCTGGAGCGGTCATATCTCAGCCAGCTTGGACCACAACACACGACAGTCCTTTACTTACTATGTCTTTCTCTGCGGACGGACGCGTCTTTTTCGGGGGATGCTCAAAGACTGCGGTTATGTGGGACCTGAACTCAAATCAGAAGGCTGTCGTCGCATCACATGATTTGCCAATTAGCTGCCTCGATTTCCTGACTCTTCCTCAGACCATGAGCCAAATGCTCATCACCGGAAGCTGGGACGGCAAGCTGCGCTGGTGGGACCTGAGGCAGCAAAGCTACGTGAGGGAGGAAAACCTAGGTGAGCCTGTGTTCGCGCTCGATGCGCAAAAAACGGTGCCGATGATGGCTGCCGCAACAGGTCGACTAGCTCACGTGTATGACGTGCAGCAAATGCAGAAAGTCAACGAACTCAAGCTCCCCGACGTCATGAAATTCAACCTCCGCTGCATTACATGCGCCCCACAGTACGACGGTGTCGGAGTCGGATCCTCGGAAGGACGCGTCTCTTTTATCAGCATGAAAGACGCGCCAGGGTGCACATTCAAGGCTCACATTACCACAGAAAAGTCCCACTACATTCTGAGTCAGACCAATTTTTGCGTGCATCACCCTACGTTGCCACTCCTTCTGtccggtggtggcgatggtAATTTGACGGTTATCAACCGCGCCGATCGCAAAGTCATCAAAACGCTTCAATGCGAGCAAAAAGTGGGCACACAAGCAATTCCAATCTCAGCTGGCGACATAAGCGCAGATGGTTCTCTTGTTGCCTATGCGCATAGCTACGACTGGGCCATGGGGAAGAGTGGTTACAGAAACCAACCTACCTCGGTGCACATTCGACCGCTATCGTGA
- a CDS encoding conserved hypothetical protein (previous protein_id=AAZ09191.1): MSSTLYEFGYELNSKQVRVYQTHDVGSVHRAITANLQEYLAYEGVQEEDPTSLKNLFVKALTLGVATEVYVLSKFRVSGLLLASSFFFFGILIAFQLTCSFLQRNGDIIFVGTGRLIEGPRPQKRCFRKLKNQRLCVRLTQESMCAPLVKFEFQLIGPSRLFSPPPVYSQVEKSVQYGQFFGSTGFFFPPPLQKLVDGMLEAVVSKKQK; this comes from the coding sequence ATGTCGTCTACACTGTACGAATTCGGTTATGAGCTGAATTCAAAAcaggtgcgtgtgtaccAAACCCATGATGTAGGAAGCGTGCACCGTGCCATCACGGCCAATCTTCAGGAGTACCTGGCTTACGAAGGCGTTCAGGAAGAGGACCCGACGTCTCTGAAAAACTTGTTTGTCAAGGCTCTTACGTTAGGCGTTGCTACTGAAGTGTATGTGCTTAGCAAGTTTCGGGTTTCTGGGCTGCTGCTTGCTAgctcttttttcttcttcggcATACTCATCGCGTTTCAGCTTACTTGTTCTTTCCTACAACGCAACGGAGATATTATTTTTGTAGGCACGGGAAGATTGATTGAAGGTCCGAGGCCGCAAAAGCGGTGCTTCCGCAAGCTGAAGAATCAGCGTTTATGCGTTCGTTTGACGCAAGAAAGCATGTGCGCCCCATTGGTCAAGTTTGAGTTTCAGCTTATCGGACCCTCTCGACTATtttcgccgcctcctgtTTACAGCCAAGTTGAAAAATCAGTACAATATGGCCAGTTTTTCGGATCGACCGGCTTCTTCTTCCCACCCCCGCTACAGAAGCTTGTTGACGGGATGTTGGAGGCAGTTGTCTCGAAGAAGCAGAAATAA
- a CDS encoding conserved hypothetical protein (previous protein_id=AAZ09192.1), translating to MVSRNFVRYVGYAGAAANWLIPIAGIMNLPTRPMSDIDPVMTSVMCVYSMFFMRWSVSILPANYPLFACHATNSTVQAVTLGRWCYGTATKPQKAIP from the coding sequence ATGGTGTCCCGGAATTTTGTTCGGTACGTCGGCtacgctggtgctgctgcgaactGGCTGATTCCCATTGCTGGGATCATGAATCTTCCGACTCGTCCTATGTCTGATATCGATCCAGTTATGACAAGCGTTATGTGCGTCTATAGCATGTTCTTTATGCGGTGGTCTGTCTCGATTCTCCCGGCGAACTATCCACTATTTGCGTGCCACGCAACAAACAGCACGGTGCAAGCTGTGACATTGGGCCGCTGGTGCTACGGCACCGCAACGAAACCGCAGAAGGCAATCCCGTAA